DNA sequence from the Uloborus diversus isolate 005 chromosome 1, Udiv.v.3.1, whole genome shotgun sequence genome:
ATCTGTGTCTACATCTTTCAGCAAAGCCCACCTCACTTGCATTTTTGGATTCTGGTTCACAAATTTCTTATTCTTTGCAATAGTTTCTATCCATCCGTGACGACTTTTGATGGTAGATTTCAAATTAACTTTGATGTCTTTTTCGTCGTAAGCGATATATACCACTTCCCTTTTCTTCCCGCACAGCACAGACACCACGAAAATTCCAAACTCATTGGGAGCTAGATCGTTCCGTACGACATCCGAAACTGTTTTCCAAGCAGAGAAAGTGGATTCGCACATTTCACAAGACTGGAACCAATCGCACTTTTCAACAACTTCTACTACTTTAGATGATGGAGGCTTAGGTTTCCTCCAAGTCGGATTTTTCTTAGGATAACACCATTTTTGAAGGGCATCcgaaaatactaaatttgtaCTTCGTTTCAACATATCTAATCCGGGCCATTTTGTCATAAACTTGGGCAACACACCATTATTGTGCCAATGTGCGCACAATACACAAACATCTTTGTCGTCTCCCTTTTTCATTACCATCCAGCGTAACATGATGGTAGCCTTCGACGACTTTGATCTCTTGTCGGCAATTTGTTCCTTTATTGCTTCAATGCTTTCATGTGCTTGAGGTTGCACGTTGATCATATTAAGTAAAAGCATAACAACTtcagtttcattcttatttttcaaaGCTATCATAAATGCTCCTGGTTTATCCGGAATTTTATCCATAACTTCTTCATCAAATGCTACCCACGCAGTAAACCGCTTGTCACAAAACTCGCAATCTTCTACCCAGCCACGGCAGGGAGCAACAGGTGATTCGTCGGTTCCTTTCACTTTAGAATCGCCCGTTGGTAGGCCATCATGTTCCgctgaaaataatgtaaaattaagAGTCAGTGAAAAATATTGACA
Encoded proteins:
- the LOC129234653 gene encoding uncharacterized protein LOC129234653, with the translated sequence MAEHDGLPTGDSKVKGTDESPVAPCRGWVEDCEFCDKRFTAWVAFDEEVMDKIPDKPGAFMIALKNKNETEVVMLLLNMINVQPQAHESIEAIKEQIADKRSKSSKATIMLRWMVMKKGDDKDVCVLCAHWHNNGVLPKFMTKWPGLDMLKRSTNLVFSDALQKWCYPKKNPTWRKPKPPSSKVVEVVEKCDWFQSCEMCESTFSAWKTVSDVVRNDLAPNEFGIFVVSVLCGKKREVVYIAYDEKDIKVNLKSTIKSRHGWIETIAKNKKFVNQNPKMQVRWALLKDVDTDNCCFLYAHWLNVDTQPMLSVSRPGEEILAKNKHFVKRENDKKWCYEIETLKIPKFSKAKNKKYLLQEMEDMYLEGSN